The Methylomicrobium lacus LW14 genome window below encodes:
- a CDS encoding FAD-binding oxidoreductase: MDKPPALAAGFLSRLRAILPPEAVLTRPEDCWAYGYDNSRRQSLPQAVAFPTGHEQVARVVDACNQYRVPLTARGRGTNTVGATVPLQGGLVLSLERMKKVLEFSPENRYLIVEPGLTNQEVQAIAGSRGFFWPPDPTSAAYCSLGGNLACNAAGPRAVKYGTPRENTLGLRAVTGAGLELRTGVRTSKGVVGYDLTRLLLGSEGTLAIITEATLKLTPLPEATQTLRAIYRSVLDAAEAVSKIMAQPIIPCALEFIDGNAIAMIRDHSACDLPDQAGALLMIEVDGPREGLESAAAKVAEAAHNDGLLDLRIAATRQEVEALWQTRKALAPALRKVAPKKINEDMVVPVTAIPDLIEGLNRLSAKYALPIINFGHAGNGNIHVNLLLNPDSPEQSRKAQDCLDEVFTLVLALRGTLSGEHGVGLEKRDFIARELDANALELMRAIKRQFDPNGILNPGKLLPPG; this comes from the coding sequence ATGGATAAGCCGCCTGCATTGGCGGCCGGCTTTTTGTCCCGGTTGCGGGCTATCCTGCCGCCGGAGGCCGTTCTGACCCGTCCCGAAGACTGCTGGGCCTACGGCTATGACAACAGCCGCCGCCAGTCCCTGCCGCAGGCGGTCGCGTTTCCGACCGGTCATGAGCAAGTCGCCCGAGTCGTCGACGCCTGCAACCAATACCGGGTTCCGTTGACCGCGCGCGGGCGCGGCACCAACACCGTCGGCGCGACCGTTCCGCTTCAGGGCGGACTGGTCTTGTCGCTCGAACGGATGAAGAAGGTGCTCGAATTTTCGCCCGAGAACCGTTACCTGATCGTCGAGCCGGGCCTGACCAACCAGGAAGTGCAGGCCATTGCCGGCAGCCGCGGTTTTTTCTGGCCGCCCGACCCGACCAGCGCAGCCTATTGCAGCCTCGGCGGCAATCTGGCCTGCAATGCGGCGGGGCCGCGCGCGGTCAAATACGGCACCCCGAGGGAGAATACGCTGGGCCTGCGCGCGGTCACCGGCGCGGGCCTGGAACTCCGCACCGGCGTCCGCACCAGCAAGGGCGTGGTCGGCTACGACCTGACGCGCTTGCTGCTGGGCTCGGAAGGCACGCTCGCGATCATCACCGAAGCAACCCTGAAACTGACGCCGCTGCCGGAAGCGACCCAGACCCTCAGGGCTATCTACCGAAGCGTGCTGGATGCGGCGGAAGCCGTATCGAAGATCATGGCGCAGCCTATCATACCGTGCGCACTCGAATTCATCGACGGCAACGCGATCGCGATGATCCGCGACCATTCCGCCTGCGACCTGCCCGATCAGGCCGGCGCCCTGCTGATGATCGAAGTCGACGGTCCCCGCGAAGGATTGGAAAGCGCCGCCGCGAAGGTGGCCGAAGCCGCGCACAACGACGGCCTGCTCGACCTTCGCATCGCCGCCACCCGACAGGAAGTCGAAGCGCTCTGGCAAACCCGCAAGGCCCTGGCCCCAGCCCTGCGCAAGGTCGCGCCGAAAAAAATCAACGAAGACATGGTCGTGCCGGTCACCGCGATTCCGGACCTGATCGAGGGACTCAATCGGCTATCGGCCAAATACGCACTGCCGATCATCAACTTCGGCCACGCCGGCAACGGTAATATTCACGTGAATTTATTGCTGAACCCGGACAGCCCGGAACAGAGCCGGAAGGCGCAAGACTGCCTCGATGAGGTATTCACGCTGGTACTGGCGCTACGCGGCACCTTGTCCGGCGAGCACGGCGTCGGTTTGGAAAAACGCGATTTTATCGCCCGCGAACTGGACGCAAATGCGCTCGAACTGATGCGTGCGATCAAACGGCAATTCGATCCGAATGGGATATTGAATCCCGGCAAGCTATTGCCGCCGGGTTGA
- a CDS encoding ATP-grasp domain-containing protein translates to MRRIAIVTDDPGWHGKRLTQAFAEYGCRAEYVSLTECRFALASGRLPVWIPGFDQALPDAVFVRGVPGGSLEEVVLYLDILHALKLLGVPVYNDGRAIERSVDKGMTSFLLQRAGLPTPPTWVLRDPEAARRIAENELQGGHLLISKPLFGSQGEGIRRIEKMTDLFWLTSSRGVYYLQRFVHAAGEGYYDHRVFVINGRAVAAMRRLGKSWLNNVAQGADCEWIEASDELAGLAIRATRTLEMDYAGVDIMLDRDGHYTVIEVNSVPAWKGLESVCDVNVAELLVEDLLGRYLGLSRSEAPVEVS, encoded by the coding sequence GTGCGCCGCATCGCAATAGTTACCGACGATCCGGGCTGGCACGGCAAACGGCTGACGCAGGCGTTTGCCGAGTACGGCTGCCGGGCGGAATACGTTTCGCTGACCGAATGCCGGTTTGCGCTGGCCTCCGGTCGCCTGCCGGTCTGGATTCCGGGCTTTGATCAGGCGCTTCCCGATGCGGTGTTCGTGCGCGGGGTTCCCGGCGGCTCGCTTGAGGAAGTGGTGCTGTATCTGGATATTCTGCACGCGCTGAAGCTCCTGGGGGTTCCGGTCTATAACGACGGCCGCGCGATCGAGCGCAGCGTCGACAAGGGCATGACCAGCTTTCTGTTGCAGCGCGCGGGCCTGCCGACGCCGCCGACCTGGGTACTGCGCGATCCTGAGGCAGCGCGGCGGATCGCCGAGAATGAATTGCAAGGCGGCCATTTATTGATCAGCAAGCCCTTGTTCGGCTCGCAGGGCGAAGGCATCCGCCGGATCGAAAAAATGACCGATCTGTTCTGGCTGACCTCGAGCCGCGGCGTGTATTATCTGCAACGCTTCGTGCATGCGGCGGGAGAGGGTTATTACGATCATCGCGTGTTTGTAATCAACGGCCGTGCGGTCGCCGCGATGCGGCGGCTTGGCAAGTCCTGGCTGAACAATGTCGCTCAGGGCGCGGACTGCGAATGGATCGAGGCGAGCGATGAACTGGCCGGGCTGGCGATCAGGGCGACCCGGACGCTCGAAATGGATTATGCGGGCGTCGACATCATGCTCGACCGGGATGGCCATTACACGGTGATCGAAGTGAACAGCGTGCCGGCCTGGAAAGGGCTCGAAAGCGTTTGCGATGTGAATGTCGCGGAGCTGCTGGTCGAGGATCTGCTCGGGCGCTATCTGGGTCTGAGTCGCTCTGAGGCGCCAGTCGAAGTTTCATGA
- a CDS encoding hydantoinase/oxoprolinase family protein: protein MANEIIGWDIGGAHVKAAVLNSRGELAAIMQKPCPLWLGLDKLRAAVAAVMSELPPAPYRHAITMTGELVDLFEGRDDGVKTIIEAMSELLPGADVVLYAGKLGFLKAPEVDHKHYAAIASANWLASASYAAQQVGSGLFIDIGSTTTDILPFDRSRVIAEGYTDYERLVAQELIYTGIVRSAVMAIADSVEDQGREVGLMAEYFATMADVYRLTGELNEAHDQADTADGAEKTVLASARRLSRMIGCDFDPKDLPRWQRLAENLREKQSDKIQRGIEKQLARGGLAASSPFVGAGVGRFLIRRLAGTLGHPYLDFSTLFPAELNANGMTAADCAPAVAVASLAIGH, encoded by the coding sequence ATGGCAAATGAAATAATCGGCTGGGACATCGGCGGCGCGCATGTCAAAGCCGCGGTACTGAACAGCCGAGGCGAATTGGCCGCGATTATGCAGAAGCCGTGCCCGTTGTGGCTTGGGCTCGATAAACTGAGGGCGGCGGTGGCGGCGGTGATGAGCGAATTGCCGCCCGCGCCTTATCGCCATGCGATCACGATGACCGGCGAACTGGTCGATCTGTTTGAGGGCCGTGATGACGGCGTCAAGACGATCATCGAGGCGATGAGCGAGCTTTTGCCGGGCGCCGATGTAGTGCTTTATGCCGGCAAGCTAGGCTTTCTGAAGGCGCCCGAGGTCGATCACAAGCATTATGCCGCGATAGCGTCCGCAAACTGGCTGGCCAGCGCAAGTTATGCCGCGCAGCAAGTCGGCAGCGGCCTGTTCATCGACATCGGCAGCACCACGACCGATATTTTGCCGTTCGATCGAAGCCGGGTCATCGCCGAAGGCTATACCGACTATGAGCGACTGGTGGCTCAGGAGCTGATCTACACCGGCATCGTCAGGTCGGCGGTGATGGCGATTGCGGACAGCGTCGAAGATCAGGGCCGGGAAGTCGGGCTGATGGCCGAATATTTCGCGACGATGGCCGATGTGTACCGGCTGACCGGCGAGTTGAACGAGGCGCACGATCAGGCCGATACGGCCGACGGCGCCGAAAAAACGGTGCTGGCGAGCGCCAGACGGCTGTCGCGGATGATCGGCTGCGATTTCGATCCTAAAGATCTGCCGCGCTGGCAAAGATTGGCCGAAAATCTGCGCGAGAAACAATCGGATAAGATTCAGCGCGGCATTGAAAAACAATTGGCGCGAGGCGGGCTTGCCGCGTCGAGTCCGTTCGTCGGCGCGGGGGTGGGGCGCTTTTTGATCAGGCGGCTTGCCGGCACACTCGGGCATCCTTATCTCGATTTCTCGACCTTATTCCCGGCCGAGCTCAATGCAAACGGCATGACCGCCGCCGATTGCGCGCCGGCCGTTGCGGTCGCGAGTCTGGCTATCGGGCATTAA
- a CDS encoding beta-ribofuranosylaminobenzene 5'-phosphate synthase family protein, which produces MTAPARLHMGFIDLSGSLGRHFGSIGVALNEQSTRLTVVEAERRLISGPSAARAEKCLTTLCKALNVPDTLEIHIESAIPEHVGLGSGTQMSLAIGAALNAFYDLGLSVRDIAKVMVRGLRSGIGIGVFEQGGLVVDGGRGEHTITPPLLARMAIPEAWRFILVFDKRGQGLHGLQEIQAFQELPPFPRREAEQLCYLLLMQALPAIAENDIVRFGEVITRLQRSVGEHFAAVQGGIYTSPEVAAAMEWLAEQGAVAVGQTSWGPTGFCMVNGAGRAEALVDLARRKFAASDTLVFIGASARNSGGLVVVESL; this is translated from the coding sequence GTGACCGCGCCGGCTCGGCTGCATATGGGGTTTATCGACTTGAGCGGTTCCCTCGGGCGGCATTTCGGCAGCATTGGCGTGGCGCTGAATGAGCAGTCGACCCGGTTGACGGTGGTCGAGGCGGAGCGGCGCCTTATCTCGGGGCCTTCGGCCGCGCGCGCGGAAAAATGCCTGACGACACTGTGCAAGGCGCTCAACGTGCCGGATACGCTCGAAATCCACATCGAAAGCGCGATACCCGAGCATGTCGGCCTCGGTTCAGGCACGCAGATGTCGCTCGCGATCGGGGCGGCGCTGAATGCGTTTTATGATTTGGGGCTGAGTGTTCGCGACATCGCGAAGGTGATGGTCCGGGGGCTGCGTTCCGGCATCGGCATCGGCGTGTTCGAGCAGGGCGGTCTGGTCGTCGACGGCGGCCGCGGCGAACATACGATTACGCCGCCGCTGTTGGCGCGGATGGCGATTCCGGAGGCCTGGCGTTTTATTCTGGTGTTCGACAAGCGCGGCCAGGGGCTGCACGGCTTGCAGGAAATCCAGGCATTTCAGGAGCTGCCGCCGTTTCCCCGGCGCGAGGCCGAACAATTGTGCTATTTGCTGTTGATGCAGGCGCTGCCGGCGATCGCCGAGAACGACATCGTCAGGTTTGGCGAGGTGATTACGCGTCTGCAGCGTTCGGTCGGCGAGCATTTTGCGGCGGTGCAGGGCGGTATTTATACCAGTCCGGAGGTAGCCGCCGCGATGGAATGGCTGGCCGAGCAGGGCGCGGTCGCGGTCGGGCAAACGTCCTGGGGGCCGACCGGATTTTGTATGGTGAATGGTGCCGGTCGGGCGGAGGCTCTGGTCGATTTGGCGCGGCGAAAATTTGCGGCCAGCGATACGCTGGTGTTTATCGGTGCGAGCGCCCGCAACAGCGGTGGGCTGGTGGTTGTCGAGTCGTTGTGA
- the fae gene encoding formaldehyde-activating enzyme, whose protein sequence is MAKINKLCVGESLVGEGNEVAHIDLIIGPRGSAAESAFAIALTNNKDGFSTLLAVVAPNLMVKPATILFNKVTIKGAKQAVQMFGPAQRGVAMAVADSVEDGTIPADEADDLFISVGVFIHWAAEDDAKIQEYNYKATKEALARAVAGSPTAAEVVAAKGTAKHPFAAN, encoded by the coding sequence ATGGCTAAAATCAATAAATTGTGCGTTGGTGAATCTTTAGTTGGCGAAGGCAACGAAGTTGCGCACATCGACCTGATCATCGGACCAAGAGGTTCTGCTGCTGAAAGCGCATTTGCAATCGCTTTGACCAACAACAAAGACGGTTTCTCTACTTTGTTGGCTGTTGTTGCTCCAAACCTGATGGTTAAGCCAGCAACCATTTTGTTCAATAAAGTCACCATCAAAGGCGCCAAGCAAGCTGTGCAAATGTTTGGCCCAGCACAACGCGGTGTGGCGATGGCTGTTGCTGACAGCGTTGAAGACGGCACCATCCCAGCTGATGAAGCCGATGACCTGTTCATCAGCGTTGGCGTTTTCATTCACTGGGCTGCTGAAGACGACGCGAAAATCCAAGAGTACAACTATAAAGCAACCAAAGAAGCACTCGCGCGCGCTGTTGCCGGTTCTCCTACCGCTGCTGAAGTTGTTGCTGCCAAAGGCACTGCGAAACACCCATTCGCTGCCAACTAA
- the crp gene encoding cAMP-activated global transcriptional regulator CRP, translating to MLKNTPVSNQEALNAFLQLCHKKKYPAKATVIRPGDVGDRLYFIIEGSVSICAEDEDGNQEIILAYLNKNEFIGEVGVFKGTEVRKVSVKTRSPCHLAEIGYDRFKQVLKKELLDYAADLLYLLGDQLASRLLMTSRKFCDLAFMDVEGRIARTLLDLSKQPDAITHPDGMQLHITRQEIGRLVGCSREMAGRVLKELEEKELISAHGKTIVVFGTR from the coding sequence ATGTTAAAAAATACACCGGTATCGAACCAAGAAGCACTGAACGCATTTTTGCAGTTGTGTCATAAAAAGAAATATCCCGCCAAGGCGACCGTGATCCGGCCCGGCGATGTCGGCGATCGGCTGTATTTCATTATCGAAGGCTCGGTCAGTATTTGCGCCGAAGATGAAGACGGCAATCAGGAGATCATCCTGGCCTATTTGAATAAAAATGAGTTCATCGGCGAGGTCGGCGTTTTTAAAGGCACCGAGGTGCGCAAAGTCAGCGTAAAAACGCGTAGCCCGTGCCATTTGGCCGAGATCGGCTATGACCGCTTCAAGCAAGTGTTGAAAAAGGAACTGCTGGACTATGCGGCCGACCTGCTTTATCTGTTGGGCGATCAATTGGCGTCGCGCTTATTGATGACCAGTCGCAAGTTTTGCGATCTGGCTTTCATGGATGTGGAAGGAAGGATCGCGCGGACTTTGCTCGATCTGAGCAAGCAGCCCGATGCGATTACGCATCCGGACGGGATGCAATTGCATATTACCCGCCAGGAAATCGGCCGGTTGGTCGGCTGTTCAAGGGAGATGGCCGGACGCGTGTTGAAGGAGTTGGAGGAAAAAGAATTGATCAGCGCGCACGGCAAGACGATCGTGGTGTTCGGGACCCGGTAA
- the mch gene encoding methenyltetrahydromethanopterin cyclohydrolase — protein MEYQASVNKLTQPLVQHLIANADKLRVAVETLGNGCTIIDAGIKVPGGLEAGRIIAEICLGGMGTVTLSHSPYATNWPLTVNVHTGNPVLGCLGSQYAGWSLSHEKYYALGSGPARALATKLKEGKEESVEELYKELDYRDRFDSTVLVIENDAIPPLEIVERVASACKVAPSKLTIIVTPTSSLAGGLQVVARVLEVAMHKAHALHFPLENIIDGSGSAPVCPPHPNFVKAMGRTNDAILFAGQVHLFVKGSDEAAEKLARELPSSTSKDYGKPFADIFKQYEYDFFKIDAMLFSPASVIVTAVESGKSFRAGKLDNALLDQSFGA, from the coding sequence ATGGAATATCAAGCGAGTGTGAATAAGTTGACCCAGCCTCTGGTGCAGCATTTGATCGCGAATGCGGACAAGCTGCGGGTGGCGGTCGAGACTCTCGGCAACGGCTGCACGATCATCGATGCCGGCATCAAGGTGCCGGGCGGTCTCGAGGCCGGCCGGATCATCGCCGAAATCTGTCTCGGCGGCATGGGCACGGTCACACTGAGTCACAGCCCTTACGCCACGAACTGGCCTTTGACCGTGAACGTGCATACCGGTAATCCGGTATTGGGCTGTCTCGGCAGCCAGTATGCGGGCTGGAGTCTGTCGCACGAGAAATATTATGCGCTCGGCTCGGGCCCTGCGCGCGCGCTGGCGACCAAGCTGAAGGAAGGCAAGGAGGAGTCGGTCGAGGAATTGTACAAGGAGCTGGATTACCGCGACCGCTTTGATTCGACCGTGCTGGTGATCGAAAACGATGCGATTCCGCCGCTGGAGATCGTCGAAAGAGTTGCCAGTGCCTGCAAGGTCGCCCCCAGTAAATTGACCATCATCGTGACGCCGACCAGCTCGCTGGCCGGCGGTTTGCAGGTCGTCGCGCGCGTGCTCGAGGTTGCGATGCACAAGGCACATGCACTGCATTTCCCGCTTGAAAACATCATCGACGGCTCCGGCAGCGCGCCGGTTTGCCCGCCGCATCCGAACTTCGTCAAGGCGATGGGGCGCACCAATGACGCGATTCTGTTCGCGGGTCAGGTGCATTTGTTCGTGAAGGGCAGCGACGAAGCGGCCGAAAAGCTCGCGAGAGAATTGCCGAGTTCGACTTCGAAAGATTACGGCAAGCCGTTTGCGGATATTTTCAAGCAATACGAATACGATTTCTTCAAGATCGATGCGATGTTGTTCAGCCCTGCCAGCGTGATCGTGACCGCGGTCGAATCGGGCAAGAGCTTCCGCGCCGGCAAGCTCGACAATGCCTTGCTGGATCAATCTTTCGGCGCGTAA
- a CDS encoding ATP-grasp domain-containing protein, whose amino-acid sequence MNRSKCLLIVASSGRMLAEAARKAGFQTLVLDLYADLDTRMHSVKVRRAPSLAVEHVVPVLEDLIGHYDVGQVIYGSGLESHPETLDYLNQRFTVLGNTPAVFRSFQDKEGFFAALTELKIPFPKVSFAMPHSGQDWLSKPMQGQGGLGIRRHDPNYPVHEGVYWQKFQSGTPGSVLFLADTRDARVIGFNLQFTAKLEAGLEFAFSGLINHSTLSRSQKMLIFDWLTRCVRAFGLKGLNSLDYIQDGERVYALEINPRPSASMQLYGDLLMHHVEACQGRLPEALPKQRGFAGFQVVYADKDLRVSDAFDWPEWTQDRPGSGAVCRPGQPVCSITARRSEPRQVLAVLATRQQQIFNQLIKVQ is encoded by the coding sequence GTGAATCGTTCAAAATGTTTGCTGATTGTTGCCAGTTCCGGCCGTATGCTGGCCGAAGCGGCGCGCAAAGCCGGGTTTCAGACCTTGGTGCTCGATCTTTATGCCGATCTGGATACTCGGATGCATTCTGTCAAGGTGCGTCGGGCACCGTCATTGGCGGTCGAGCATGTGGTGCCGGTTCTGGAGGATTTGATCGGGCATTACGATGTCGGTCAGGTCATTTACGGCAGCGGCCTGGAATCGCATCCGGAAACGTTGGATTATCTGAATCAGCGGTTTACGGTTCTGGGCAATACGCCGGCCGTATTTCGCAGTTTTCAGGATAAGGAAGGGTTTTTTGCTGCGTTGACCGAGCTAAAGATTCCTTTTCCAAAAGTTTCATTTGCGATGCCCCACTCTGGCCAGGATTGGCTGAGCAAGCCGATGCAAGGGCAGGGCGGTCTGGGGATTCGCCGTCATGATCCGAATTATCCGGTTCATGAAGGCGTTTATTGGCAGAAATTCCAGTCCGGAACGCCAGGTTCGGTGCTGTTTTTGGCCGACACGCGAGACGCGCGCGTGATCGGCTTCAATCTGCAATTTACCGCCAAGTTAGAAGCTGGCCTTGAATTTGCTTTTTCCGGACTCATTAATCACTCGACTTTATCCCGCAGTCAGAAAATGCTGATTTTCGACTGGTTGACTCGATGCGTCCGCGCTTTTGGCTTGAAGGGGCTGAATTCGCTCGATTACATTCAGGACGGCGAGCGCGTCTATGCCTTGGAAATCAATCCGCGCCCGTCCGCGAGCATGCAGTTATACGGCGATTTACTGATGCATCATGTCGAGGCCTGCCAAGGCCGGTTGCCGGAGGCGTTGCCGAAGCAGCGAGGTTTTGCTGGCTTCCAGGTCGTTTATGCCGATAAGGACTTGCGAGTTTCCGATGCTTTTGACTGGCCCGAGTGGACGCAGGACAGGCCGGGGAGCGGTGCGGTTTGCCGCCCAGGGCAGCCCGTGTGCAGCATCACTGCCCGTCGCAGCGAGCCGCGGCAGGTGTTGGCGGTGCTGGCGACCCGGCAGCAACAAATTTTCAATCAATTAATAAAGGTTCAGTGA
- a CDS encoding triphosphoribosyl-dephospho-CoA synthase translates to MIAPPALEALFREACEIELQAFKPGNVSVYADGHDMTVADFRLSAEVSAGPLCNPAYSLGEKIYYAVKATREAVGCNTNLGILLLCAPLVQAAYQLQGEPLRQALGRVLESTTIDDADWVFRAITLAAPGGLGNASEQDVHQKAGVNLLEAMRLAASRDRIAFQYSSNYQDIFDFSTKLYYNVISGRIGRNWAALLVYAGLLSRFPDSHIERKYGVQYTGMVKARMAELGDALLQAESPEQMLPLLYRIDQEFKSKGINPGTTADLTVATLFTVLLEDSLSA, encoded by the coding sequence ATGATCGCCCCTCCAGCGCTCGAAGCGCTGTTCCGCGAAGCCTGCGAAATCGAATTGCAGGCGTTCAAACCCGGTAATGTCAGCGTCTATGCGGACGGCCACGACATGACGGTGGCCGACTTCAGGCTGAGCGCCGAAGTCAGCGCCGGCCCCTTGTGCAATCCGGCCTATTCTCTGGGCGAGAAAATCTATTACGCGGTCAAGGCGACGCGCGAGGCGGTCGGCTGCAATACGAATCTCGGGATTTTGTTGCTGTGCGCGCCGCTGGTGCAGGCGGCGTATCAGTTGCAGGGTGAGCCGTTGCGGCAGGCTTTGGGGCGCGTGTTGGAGTCAACCACGATAGACGATGCGGACTGGGTTTTCAGGGCGATCACGCTGGCCGCTCCCGGCGGACTCGGCAATGCAAGCGAGCAGGATGTGCATCAAAAAGCCGGCGTGAACCTGCTCGAAGCGATGCGTCTGGCGGCTTCGAGAGACCGCATAGCCTTTCAATATAGCTCAAACTATCAAGATATATTCGATTTCTCCACAAAATTGTATTACAATGTTATAAGTGGAAGGATTGGTCGTAATTGGGCGGCTCTACTGGTTTATGCCGGATTGTTGAGCCGATTTCCCGATAGTCATATCGAAAGGAAGTATGGTGTCCAATACACCGGGATGGTAAAAGCCAGGATGGCTGAGCTTGGCGATGCGCTTCTGCAAGCAGAAAGTCCCGAGCAAATGTTGCCGTTGCTTTATCGGATAGATCAGGAATTCAAGTCCAAGGGCATTAACCCTGGCACGACGGCTGATCTAACCGTGGCAACACTTTTTACGGTATTGTTAGAAGATAGCTTGAGTGCTTGA
- a CDS encoding ATP-grasp domain-containing protein, whose amino-acid sequence MKILVFEYISGGGFNRETLPASLVREGLMMLKALLDGLDEIPGLDVTVMLDTRLWDELAPPTVEIAVIGPQDDCLERFEQLVERHDAVWPIAPEFEAILFTLSQTVERLGKTLLAPDSAAVRLAADKYATYHCLLSRQIPTVATRLFDECVGFPGESIVKPIDGAGCGDSYLLRDADDFERAAGRLRGAGHYIIQPHVQGEKTSLSCLFKNGQAWILSVNLQQFDVVDNQYRLAAIRVNHGFDPSPYQNLVAEIALAVPGLWGYAGIDLIETPEQAQVLEINPRLTSSFAGLNSALGINVAALVLQLLHGDPVIRRAANQTVTVQIGNPWQMK is encoded by the coding sequence ATGAAAATTCTGGTGTTCGAATACATCAGCGGCGGCGGGTTCAATCGGGAAACGCTGCCCGCATCGTTGGTCCGCGAAGGTCTGATGATGCTTAAGGCCTTGCTGGACGGCCTGGACGAGATTCCGGGACTGGATGTGACGGTGATGCTCGATACGCGCCTTTGGGATGAGCTTGCGCCGCCAACTGTCGAGATAGCCGTGATCGGCCCGCAAGATGACTGTCTCGAACGTTTCGAACAGTTGGTCGAACGGCATGATGCGGTCTGGCCGATTGCGCCGGAGTTCGAGGCGATTTTATTCACCTTGTCGCAGACGGTCGAGCGTCTCGGCAAAACCTTGCTGGCGCCGGATTCTGCGGCGGTGCGCTTGGCGGCGGACAAATACGCGACCTACCACTGTCTGCTGAGCCGGCAAATTCCGACCGTTGCGACCCGGCTTTTCGATGAATGCGTGGGTTTTCCGGGCGAGAGCATCGTCAAGCCGATAGACGGCGCCGGTTGCGGCGACAGTTACCTGCTTCGGGATGCGGATGACTTCGAGCGGGCGGCCGGGCGACTGCGGGGGGCTGGGCATTATATTATCCAGCCGCATGTGCAGGGCGAGAAAACCAGCCTTTCCTGTTTGTTCAAAAACGGGCAGGCCTGGATTTTGTCGGTCAATTTGCAGCAATTCGACGTCGTCGATAATCAGTACCGGCTCGCCGCCATTCGAGTCAATCACGGCTTTGATCCGAGTCCTTATCAGAACCTGGTCGCGGAGATTGCGCTCGCGGTACCCGGCTTATGGGGCTACGCCGGCATCGATCTGATCGAAACGCCAGAGCAGGCGCAGGTACTGGAAATCAACCCTAGGTTGACGTCTTCCTTCGCGGGGCTGAATTCCGCCTTGGGGATCAATGTCGCCGCGCTGGTATTGCAGCTCTTGCATGGCGATCCGGTCATTCGGCGCGCCGCGAATCAAACGGTAACCGTTCAAATAGGAAATCCATGGCAAATGAAATAA
- a CDS encoding HisA/HisF-related TIM barrel protein: MQVIPVIDLKDGVVVHARQGKRESYLPIHTDLCPSADISEVIGAYLKLYDFQIFYIADLNALEQQGDHRALIHAMAERFPERTFWLDSGLCAGPAHGNPPENIRTVLGSESLRDDSVNLLETYAKDFILSLDSVGTRCLGAESLFTTPSHWPNDMIIMTLERVGSGSGPDLERLAAFCKNHPGKNFIAAGGIRNQGDLLELKKIGIHQALVASALHSGAIGRAELAAL; this comes from the coding sequence ATGCAAGTCATTCCGGTGATCGATTTGAAAGACGGCGTCGTCGTGCACGCGAGGCAGGGCAAGCGCGAGTCTTATTTGCCGATTCATACCGATTTATGCCCGTCCGCGGACATAAGCGAGGTGATCGGCGCCTATCTGAAATTATATGATTTTCAGATTTTTTATATCGCCGACCTGAATGCGCTGGAACAACAAGGCGATCATCGCGCCTTGATCCACGCCATGGCCGAGCGTTTTCCGGAACGCACCTTTTGGCTCGACAGCGGCCTCTGCGCCGGGCCTGCGCACGGCAATCCGCCCGAAAATATCAGGACGGTGCTCGGCAGCGAATCGTTGCGGGATGACAGCGTGAACTTGCTCGAAACCTACGCGAAGGACTTTATTTTGTCGCTGGACTCTGTCGGCACAAGATGCCTGGGCGCCGAAAGCCTGTTTACCACACCAAGCCATTGGCCGAACGACATGATCATCATGACGCTGGAGCGCGTCGGCAGCGGGTCGGGCCCGGATTTGGAAAGACTGGCAGCATTTTGCAAAAATCATCCCGGCAAAAATTTCATCGCCGCCGGCGGCATCAGAAACCAGGGAGACTTGCTGGAACTGAAAAAAATCGGCATTCACCAGGCGCTGGTCGCCAGCGCGCTGCATTCGGGCGCGATCGGGCGCGCCGAACTCGCCGCGCTTTAG